A region from the Triticum aestivum cultivar Chinese Spring chromosome 3D, IWGSC CS RefSeq v2.1, whole genome shotgun sequence genome encodes:
- the LOC123078880 gene encoding probable methyltransferase TCM_000336: MASSLLHCSDKLPFMDVETILHMKEGLDESSYAQNSSLQKRGMDTLKSLIINSATDVYISQMPERFTVADLGCSSGPNALCLVEDIIGGIGKVCCRSSQPPPEFSVLLNDLPTNDFNTIFFSLPEFTHRLKSAAKSDEWGRPMVFLSGVPGSFYGRLFPRTSVHFICSCSSLHWLSQVPPGLFDEAKAPINKGKMYISSTSPPAVSVAYRRQFQRDFSLFLKSRAAEVFPGGRMVLAMLGRQTDECVDRRTTFLWELLSESFAALVSQGLVEQDKVDAYNVPFYAPSLQEIEVEVRLEGSFSLDYVQTYEINLSSSGDAKEDGRTVSMAIRAIQESMLSHHFGPDIVDALFHEYTQLVTESMEREEVKSVQIGVVLTRL; encoded by the coding sequence ATGGCTTCCTCTTTGCTCCACTGCTCCGACAAGCTCCCGTTCATGGACGTGGAGACCATCCTCCACATGAAAGAAGGCCTCGACGAGAGCAGCTACGCGCAGAACTCCTCGCTCCAGAAAAGGGGCATGGACACCCTCAAGAGCCTCATCATCAACTCGGCGACGGACGTGTACATCTCCCAGATGCCGGAGAGGTTCACGGTGGCCGACCTCGGCTGCTCCTCGGGCCCCAACGCGCTCTGCCTGGTGGAGGACATCATCGGGGGCATCGGCAAGGTCTGCTGCCGGTCGTCGCAGCCGCCGCCCGAGTTCTCGGTGCTCCTCAACGACCTCCCCACCAACGACTTCAACACCATCTTCTTCAGCCTGCCGGAGTTCACCCACAGGCTCAAGTCCGCCGCCAAGTCCGACGAGTGGGGCCGGCCGATGGTGTTCCTGTCCGGCGTGCCCGGGTCCTTCTACGGGAGGCTGTTCCCGAGGACCAGCGTGCACTTCATCTGCTCCTGCTCCAGCCTGCACTGGCTCTCCCAGGTCCCGCCGGGCCTCTTCGACGAGGCCAAGGCGCCGATCAACAAGGGGAAGATGTACATATCGAGCACGAGCCCGCCCGCCGTGTCAGTGGCCTACCGGAGGCAGTTCCAGAGGGACTTCAGCCTGTTCCTCAAGTCGCGCGCCGCCGAGGTCTTCCCCGGCGGGCGGATGGTTCTGGCCATGCTCGGCCGGCAGACCGACGAGTGCGTCGACAGGAGGACGACCTTCCTGTGGGAGCTCCTCTCCGAGTCCTTCGCCGCGCTCGTGTCACAGGGGCTCGTGGAGCAGGACAAGGTGGACGCCTACAACGTGCCCTTCTACGCGCCGTCGCTGCAGGAGATCGAGGTGGAGGTGCGGCTGGAGGGGTCCTTCAGCCTCGACTACGTGCAGACGTACGAGATCAACCTCAGCAGCAGCGGcgacgccaaggaggacggcaggACGGTGTCCATGGCGATCAGGGCCATCCAGGAGTCCATGCTCAGCCACCACTTCGGCCCGGACATCGTCGACGCGCTGTTCCACGAGTACACGCAGCTCGTCACCGAGTCCATGGAGAGGGAAGAGGTCAAGAGCGTCCAGATAGGGGTAGTCCTCACCAGGTTGTGA